A genomic segment from Ornithorhynchus anatinus isolate Pmale09 chromosome 16, mOrnAna1.pri.v4, whole genome shotgun sequence encodes:
- the LOC100092049 gene encoding disintegrin and metalloproteinase domain-containing protein 30-like: MSEAGPGAMGAAGTALLLLGLGGLLAVPDDWGFSSSEVVIPERLTPRGGEAEEPGRLSYLLPLEGRRHVLHLRPKKLLLPRRLPVFTFSARGELLEEQPYVPHGCYYRGAVEGAPDSLATFSTCSRGLWGMLRLQGRLYQVEPLPASATFEHRVSLLDDLQLGNWTCGLTDEEIARQMARLQLSASSPQLYWHDSYIHPKYVELAVAVDNARYRFRESNLSTVIQDTIQIVSYMDSYFEKMKAHVFLKALEVWTDNDKVNTSHKKLSRILGEFSVYQDKVLYPRTQHDFAHLFVRRYYSDAMGWAFVASACMRKYMASTSTLAGPYLLSSSLYSAHELGHGCGLGHDYRYCQCSAKRCIMFSRGSTPKGGFSNCSFNYFFNFVSKTATCLNNIPVVGFVEGRCGNKVVEGEEQCDCGTESECKKDACCRPDCTLSPGAQCISGACCRRCQFVPAKMMCRRRQSECDLEEYCNGTSNLCPEDVYKLDGTPCSDGAICYHGGCHSRLRQCRNLFGKEAKTAPLLCYKEVNEKVDRFGNCGLSGRGYKKCSVRDTLCGRVQCVNVMTVPSMPDHTSVIQTHVKASNTTCWGTDYHVSMHTLRIADMGDVKDGTFCGTGLICIKRTCLNMSLLSYNYEPQMCNHRGVFNNKRNCHCDRGWEPPFCETPGEGGSIDSGPVGTLPVAKTYKIWPVFIIRSTLFVALFIATSVKCITFCKNFNR, translated from the coding sequence ATGTCTGAAGCGGGGCCGGGCGCcatgggggcggcggggaccgcCCTGCTGCTCCTCGGCCTGGgcggcctcctcgccgtccccgacGACTGGGGCTTCTCCTCCTCCGAGGTGGTCATCCCCGAGAGGCTGACCCCCCGCggcggggaggccgaggagcCCGGCCGGCTGTCCTACCTGCTGCCCCTCGAGGGCCGGAGGCACGTGCTGCACCTGCGGCCCAAGAAGCTGCTGCTGCCCCGCCGCCTGCCCGTCTTCACCTTCTCGGCCCGGGGGGAGCTGCTGGAGGAGCAGCCCTACGTGCCCCACGGCTGCTACTACCGCGGGGCCGTGGAGGGCGCCCCGGACTCCCTGGCCACCTTCAGCACCTGCTCCCGGGGGCTGTGGGGGATGCTGCGGCTGCAAGGCCGCCTCTACCAGGTGGAGCCCCTGCCGGCCTCCGCCACCTTCGAGCACCGGGTGTCCCTGCTGGACGACCTGCAGCTGGGAAACTGGACCTGCGGCCTCACCGACGAGGAGATCGCCCGCCAGATGGCCCGGCTCCAGctgtctgcctcttccccacAACTTTACTGGCACGACTCCTACATACACCCCAAGTATGTGGAGCTGGCCGTGGCGGTGGACAACGCCAGGTACAGATTCAGGGAAAGCAATTTATCCACAGTCATCCAGGACACAATTCAAATCGTCAGTTATATGGACTCGTACTTTGAGAAGATGAAAGCGCACGTCTTTTTGAAAGCCTTGGAGGTCTGGACAGACAATGACAAAGTGAATACTAGTCACAAAAAATTAAGTAGAATACTTGGCGAATTTTCAGTTTACCAAGACAAAGTTCTGTATCCTCGTACCCAACATGATTTCGCACATTTGTTTGTGCGTAGGTATTATTCCGATGCCATGGGCTGGGCCTTCGTGGCTTCCGCCTGCATGAGAAAGTACATGGCGTCCACATCCACGCTGGCGGGGCCGTATCTGCTCAGTTCGTCTCTCTACTCCGCTCACGAATTGGGCCACGGCTGTGGCCTGGGCCACGATTACCGATACTGTCAGTGTTCGGCGAAAAGATGTATCATGTTCAGCAGAGGCAGCACCCCTAAAGGGGGTTTCAGTAACTGTAgtttcaattattttttcaatTTTGTGAGCAAGACAGCCACCTGTCTCAATAATATTCCTGTAGTGGGATTTGTGGAAGGCAGATGCGGTAACAAAGtggtggaaggagaagagcagtGCGACTGTGGAACAGAGAGTGAGTGTAAGAAAGATGCCTGTTGCCGGCCCGACTGCACACTGAGCCCTGGGGCCCAGTGCATTTCTGGAGCGTGCTGCAGACGATGCCAGTTTGTTCCAGCCAAAATGATGTGTAGACGGAGGCAAAGCGAATGTGATCTCGAAGAGTACTGTAATGGGACCTCGAATTTGTGTCCAGAAGATGTGTACAAGCTGGATGGAACCCCATGTAGTGACGGTGCCATCTGTTACCATGGCGGTTGTCATTCCCGCCTGCGGCAGTGCAGAAACCTATTTGGTAAGGAAGCTAAGACTGCTCCACTACTGTGCTATAAGGAGGTGAACGAAAAGGTCGACCGATTTGGGAACTGTGGCCTTTCAGGGCGCGGTTACAAAAAGTGTTCGGTTCGGGATACGTTGTGTGGAAGAGTGCAGTGTGTCAATGTGATGACCGTTCCTTCTATGCCGGACCATACGTCAGTCATTCAAACTCACGTGAAAGCCAGCAATACCACGTGCTGGGGGACAGACTACCACGTATCCATGCACACACTGAGAATCGCCGATATGGGGGATGTCAAAGACGGCACCTTCTGCGGCACTGGCTTGATATGCATCAAAAGGACCTGCCTCAATATGTCTCTCCTCAGTTACAACTACGAACCTCAAATGTGTAATCATCGAGGGGTGTTCAACAACAAGAGAAACTGCCACTGCGATCGTGGCTGGGAGCCTCCCTTCTGTGAGAcccccggggaaggagggagcattGACAGTGGCCCTGTGGGCACACTCCCTGTTGCAAAAACCTACAAAATTTGGCCCGTTTTCATCATCCGGAGTACTCTTTTTGTTGCCTTGTTCATCGCGACCTCTGTGAAGTGTATAACATTTTGTAAAAATTTTAACCGTTAA